In Trifolium pratense cultivar HEN17-A07 linkage group LG7, ARS_RC_1.1, whole genome shotgun sequence, a genomic segment contains:
- the LOC123893941 gene encoding COP1-interactive protein 1-like, which yields MLELEGLAKEFRSKEEKFQGRVKELESKKKHLERQVNELNSRDKQLEGWMMGRKESSERQVKELRSKEQQLEARVKEFEIKEHEFKGQLKELESDKMHFESQLKGLKLKEDQLESWAKEFESKEVKFNDQVKEFQSKEEEFKGRVAEFKSKEKDFESQIREFESKEEKFKVRVREFELKWLELQLNELKSKENQFEGQVKDLESMQNEFDGQLKELELRENQCEMSFEEVIESDDQPSPAIDGRSLQLLPMEQTDKNESLGNEIRTRLLASSDPSKVVLDIIQNPSIPHCRKGNNVIIIDDGHIVILEQLMRISPQIKPCVREEATRLVLNLKAYIGENTENSVAVLGFLLLLSIYGLVPYFDENEVLKLFGFVAQHKIAVELFGTMGLADKVSHFVQNLIRKKQHVEAVRFICAYNMANKNQAVDLLREHVQSAKVISESNCTKTNSFKIKDKARDQEIDTLRTVLQCISDNNIESVDLLNQIQGRIFELSRQKRYFSV from the exons ATGTTGGAGCTTGAAGGCCTGGCAAAGGAGTTTAGATCAAAAGAGGAGAAATTTCAAGGCCGAGTAAAGGAGCTGGAATCGAAAAAGAAACATCTTGAAAGGCAAGTGAATGAGCTAAATTCAAGGGACAAGCAACTTGAAGGTTGGATGATGGGAAGAAAGGAGTCTTCTGAAAGACAAGTAAAGGAACTGAGGTCAAAAGAGCAACAGCTTGAAGCTCGAGTAaaagaatttgaaataaaaGAGCACGAATTTAAAGGCCAGTTGAAGGAGCTTGAATCAGATAAGATGCATTTTGAAAGTCAACTGAAGGGGCTCAAATTAAAAGAGGATCAACTTGAAAGTTGGGCGAAGGAGTTTGAATCAAAAGAGGTGAAATTTAATGACCAGGTGAAGGAGTTTCAATCAAAGGAGGAGGAATTTAAAGGCCGGGTGGCAGAGTTTAAATCAAAAGAGAAGGACTTTGAAAGCCAAATAAGAGAATTTGAATCAAAAGAAGAGAAATTCAAAGTCCGAGTGAGAGAGTTTGAGCTAAAGTGGCTCGAACTGCAACTGAATGAGTTGAAGTCAAAAGAGAATCAatttgaaggacaagtgaagGATCTTGAGTCAATGCAGAATGAATTTGATGGACAACTGAAGGAGCTTGAGTTAAGAGAGAATCAATGTGAAATGTCATTTGAAGAGGTAATTGAATCAG ATGATCAACCAAGTCCTGCCATTGATGGAAGAAGTTTGCAATTGCTCCCAATGGAGCAGACTGATAAAAATGAGTCGCTTGGCAATGAAATTCGAACCAGACTTCTAGCATCATCAGATCCATCAAAAGTTGTTTTGGATATAATACAGAATCCGAGCATTCCACATTGTAGGAAGGGCAACAATGTTATAATTATTGATGATGGCCACATTGTTATACTCGAACAACTTATGAGAATCTCACCACAAATTAAACCTTGTGTAAGAGAAGAAGCAACAAGGCTAGTACTTAATTTGAAAGCTTACATTGGTGAAAACACTGAAAATTCCGTGGCAGTTCTTGGTTTTCTGCTCCTTCTGTCGATTTATGGATTGGTTccttattttgatgaaaatgaagTTTTAAAGCTTTTTGGATTTGTTGCTCAACACAAGATAGCGGTAGAGCTGTTTGGAACTATGGGTTTAGCAGATAAAGTTTCTC ATTTTGTTCAGAATCTTATCCGTAAGAAGCAACACGTTGAAGCTGTTAGATTCATTTGTGCTTATAACATGGCCAACAAGAATCAAGCAGTTGATCTCTTGCGTGAACATGTGCAGAGTGCAAAAGTGATTTCTGAGAGCAATTGCACGAAAACCAACTCCTTTAAAATCAAG GATAAGGCAAGAGACCAAGAAATTGATACTCTAAGAACTGTTCTACAGTGCATTTCGGATAACAACATAGAGTCCGTGGATTTACTTAACCAGATTCAAGGTAGAATTTTTGAGCTAAGTAGACAGAAAAGATATTTCAGTGTCTAA